The following are encoded together in the Perca fluviatilis chromosome 23, GENO_Pfluv_1.0, whole genome shotgun sequence genome:
- the fbxl14b gene encoding F-box/LRR-repeat protein 14b, translating into METHISCLFPEILAMIFSYLDVRDKGRVAQVCIAWRDASYHKSVWRGVEAKLHLRRANPSLFPSLQARGIRRVQILSLRRSLSYVIQGMPNIESLNLSGCYNLTDNGLGHAFVQEIPSLRVLNLSLCKQITDSSLGRIAQYLKNLEVLELGGCSNITNTGLLLIAWGLHRLKSLNLRSCRHVSDVGIGHLAGMTRSAAEGCLNLEYLTLQDCQKLTDLSLKHISKGLTKLRVLNLSFCGGISDAGMIHLSHMTSLWSLNLRSCDNISDTGTMHLAMGTLRLSGLDVSFCDKIGDQTLAYIAQGLYQLKSLSLCSCHISDDGINRMVRQMHELRTLNIGQCVRITDKGLELIADHLTQLAGIDLYGCTKITKRGLERITQLPCLKVLNLGLWQMTESEKVR; encoded by the coding sequence ATGGAGACGCACATTTCGTGCCTCTTCCCGGAAATTTTGGCCATGATTTTCAGCTATCTGGACGTGAGGGACAAAGGCAGGGTAGCCCAAGTGTGTATCGCTTGGAGGGACGCATCCTACCACAAGTCAGTGTGGAGGGGGGTGGAGGCCAAGCTGCACCTCCGCCGGGCCAATCCCTCCCTGTTCCCCAGCCTCCAGGCCAGGGGCATCCGAAGGGTCCAGATCCTGTCCCTGCGTCGCAGCTTGAGCTACGTGATCCAGGGAATGCCTAACATCGAGTCCCTCAATCTGTCCGGCTGCTACAACCTCACGGATAACGGGCTGGGTCATGCATTTGTGCAGGAGATCCCATCACTGAGGGTTCTGAACCTGAGTCTGTGCAAGCAGATCACAGACTCCAGTCTAGGCAGAATAGCTCAGTATCTCAAGAACCTGGAGGTGCTGGAGCTTGGTGGCTGCAGCAACATCACCAACACTGGGCTTCTGTTGATAGCCTGGGGCCTCCACCGGCTCAAGAGCCTCAATCTGAGGTCCTGCCGGCATGTCTCAGACGTGGGGATTGGACATTTGGCAGGCATGACCCGCAGCGCGGCGGAGGGCTGTTTGAACCTGGAGTACCTGACTCTTCAGGACTGTCAAAAACTGACGGATCTGTCACTCAAACACATTTCCAAGGGGCTGACCAAGCTCCGGGTACTGAACCTGAGCTTCTGCGGGGGGATCTCCGATGCAGGAATGATCCACCTCTCCCACATGACCTCCCTGTGGAGCCTCAACCTACGCTCCTGTGACAACATCAGCGACACAGGGACCATGCACCTCGCCATGGGCACCCTAAGGCTCTCCGGGCTTGACGTGTCCTTCTGTGACAAGATAGGGGATCAGACCCTGGCATACATTGCCCAGGGGCTGTACCAGCTCAAGTCTCTGTCATTGTGCTCGTGTCACATCTCTGACGATGGGATAAACCGGATGGTGAGGCAGATGCACGAGCTGAGGACCCTGAACATTGGACAGTGTGTGCGCATCACGGACAAAGGGCTGGAGCTCATAGCTGACCACCTGACCCAGCTGGCGGGCATCGACCTGTATGGATGTACCAAGATCACCAAGAGGGGACTGGAGAGGATCACACAGCTCCCCTGCCTTAAAGTGTTGAACCTGGGACTCTGGCAGATGACAGAGAGTGAGAAAGTGAGGTGA